Within Flavobacterium pisciphilum, the genomic segment AATTTCCTTTTGTCTTATAGAATAGCGAGAGGCACTATAAGCAATAATTAAGAACAGTAAATCCATGATAAAATGTTCATTTCTTTTATGGATGAATATATTGTAAAGCTCATAGCATACAGTTATAGTTAGTATTATAAAGAACTGTACGATAAGCTCGATGAACCATTGCAAATTGATATTTTCGGTATTAGAAGATATAATCTGTATTCTTTTTTGATGGTGACGAATTTTGAAATAAATAATAATGATGTATAATAAATTATGCGACACTCCAATAAACATTGCAACAATATAAAATACTTTATTTTCAGAATTAAGTAATAATAAGAAATAGATAAAAGGAATTATAAGACAATATAAGTCATTCTTCCTAAAACGATAATTTGGATTTATAAAAAATACAGCGCTAAAGAATAAGAATATTGGAGTGAATATTTGTAGAATATCAATTATGAATATCAAGAGTCTATTAGGTGAGAACCCACAAAAAGTTAAAACATCCAGAAACCAAAATGTTGACCAGAAAAACAGAAATAAACCAAAGAAAAAATTACCTTTCTTGTTAACATTCATTGGGTTAGATAATACAATATGAGATTGTAAAATAAGACCTCCATATAATAAAACAATGACAAATTTCTGAAGATTTTCAAACTGCATTATTCCAAATTTTTATGGGTTACAATGTTTTAAAGGATATGTTTTTTTTAGAATTATTAAAAGTAATCAAATTTATTAATGATTTACTTTTTATGCGGAATTATATAAATGAGAAGGTAAAGAGGAGGAAAGTCAAAGTTTTATTTGTGTAAAACTAAGCCTTAGTTTATTTAAGAGAAGTAATTGAAGTTTGACCAAGGTTTGAATTGTTTATGGTCAAGAAAAAAGAATTCCAAATTTTTGTAATCTTAGCGTACTATGATGTGCAAAAATTTGGAAAACGGTTTGTAGGTTATAATACTTTGGGGAGTGTATTATTTTTTAGCTACTGAAATAAAATATTTATTTCCATCACCCATTGTAAGTTTTACACGCTCGTCGCAAACATCAATAGAGTAATTAGCATTCTCGTAACAAGTACAAGTTGTATTTTTATCTTTAGACATTTCAGTTTTACAGTTGTTGCTTTTGTAAGTTGACAATTGTGGAGTGTACAATGAAACTAAATCAGTCGAAGCAGTTACTAATGATATAATACTTGCAGTATTACCATTTGCAATTCTATAAACGATTCTATCTGTATAAGAGATATCATTTACCGTTACTTTTCTGATGTAGGTATAAGCAGTAGAACCTTCTTCAACAGATTTTACTTCAAATTTAAATCCAATACTACG encodes:
- a CDS encoding helix-turn-helix domain-containing protein is translated as MQFENLQKFVIVLLYGGLILQSHIVLSNPMNVNKKGNFFFGLFLFFWSTFWFLDVLTFCGFSPNRLLIFIIDILQIFTPIFLFFSAVFFINPNYRFRKNDLYCLIIPFIYFLLLLNSENKVFYIVAMFIGVSHNLLYIIIIYFKIRHHQKRIQIISSNTENINLQWFIELIVQFFIILTITVCYELYNIFIHKRNEHFIMDLLFLIIAYSASRYSIRQKEIYPTNKKQREELLSLKLEDKILADKKKLIPDNEFEDLKQQLITIMETEKPYLDGELNLLKLSDLLQINIHQLSYLLNTGFNQNFFQFVNKYRIDLAKKLLLDNSQKKFSILGIAYESGFNSKTSFNTIFKKMTKLTPSEFKKKYSDL